Below is a genomic region from Clostridia bacterium.
TTCGCCAGCACCTTGGCGGTAACGGCACTATCGGCATCCTCCAGGGCGGGATCGTCCACATAATAAGCCTTTTCCGGCCCCCTGGACAAAACATCTTTTACGGAGGCTTCCACCCCTTGGCCCACGGTTACGGCCAGCAGCTCCCAGCCGTGGGCTTCATGCAAAGCGGCCCCCAGTTCCAGGGCATTCCGGTCATACTCGCTGATTTTGTACTTGACATTCTTGAAATTAAGGGTTCTATTGCTTTCCTCAACGGTAATGTCCGCTTCATCGATAACCCACTTGTAACATACTACTACCCGCATGCGTTTCATCTCCTTTATTCAGCTTACTCGAGCTCCTGCCTGGCAATTTTAAGGCAAAGAGGAACAGCGGCACCGGCAAACAAGCTGATGCCTTTGACATCTCTAAAGAGTCTTTCAATGCCCAGATCCTCGCTGTAACCGTAGCCACCGTGAATCTGGACGGCGTCCTGGCACACCAGTTCACCGATGGTGTCAGCAAAATAGCGGGCCATATCCGCCTGGTGGCTGTAGTCCTTGTCTTGATCCTTTAAAGCGGCGGCTTGATAAGCCAGCAGTCTTGCCGCTTGAATCCGCGTGGCCATGTCGCCGATCATGGTTTGGATGGCCTGCAGCTTGGCGATAGGCCGCCCGAACTGGATCCGTTCTTTACTGTAAGCCACACTGGCCTCCAGGGCTTGCTGGCAGATACCCACGGTAATGGCCGCCATGGCGATGTTGTTCAAGGCCAAGATCCCGTTCAGGATTTCCGCCCCCTGCCCCACTTGACCTAAAAGGTTGCCGGCGGGCACCTTCACCTGGTCAAACCGGACATTGGTCACCGCCACCCCGTCTAAGCCCATCTTTTCCCAGGCGGGGCCGCAGGCGAACCCTGCCGCATCCTTTTCCACGATGAAGGCGCTGGGAGCCTCGTCAACCAGAGCCGTCACCACATAGATACCCGCTTTGCCGCCGTTAATCACGTAGGATTTCTCTCCATTGATGATGAAATAGTCGCCTTCCCGGCGGGCGGTGCAGGGCTGGAATTCCTCGCTGGGATCCTTGTCAATATAAGCCAGGGCGCCGAAGGTTTCCGCACTGAACAGTTGAGGGAGGTAATTGCTTTTCTGCTCCTCCGTACCCCAGCGGTAAATGGCATAGGCTACCAGGGAGCATTGGTTGGCATAGAGCAAGGCGGCGGAGGCATTGGTTTTGGCCAATTCTTCAATGGCCAAAATGAAGCTGGTGAAATCAGTGCCGGCACCGGCATAGGCTTCCGGGTAGAAGATGCCTAAGAAATCCATGTCGGCCAGCCCCTTCACCACCTGGTAGCTGTCCGTCTCCTTTTCGGTTTCCTGGGCAAACTCGCGCACGCTTTGCAAAATCAGTTCTTGCTCTTGGGTTAATTGTAGGACCATTTTATTCTCCTCCTAGCCTCAGTCTTTTCACTGTTACCCCATCAGCTGGCGGGAAATCACGATGCGCTGGATCTGGTTGGTCCCTTCATAGATCTGCATCACCTTGACGTCCCGCATGAGTTTCTCTACCGGCGAATCCTTCATATAGCCGTAGGGCCCCATGATCTCCACCGCCGCCGCGGCCACCTGCATGGCCATATCGGTGGCATAGGTTTTCGCCATGGCGGCTTCTTTGGTGAAAGGCCGTCCCGCTTCTTTTAAGTAACAAGCTTTATAGACTAAGTTCCTGGCGTTTTCCACCGCTGTGCCCAGGTCGGCAATCTTGAACTGGTAGTACTGGGATTTGGCCAGGGGCTTGCCCCCTCGTTGATACTTGTTCACGAAATCGATGGTTGCTTCCAGGGCACGGCGCGCCAGGCCGACAGCCATGGCACCGACGGAAATCCGGCCGGAATCCAGGGTCTGCATGGCGATTTTAAAGCCTTCCCCTTCCCGACCCAACAGGTTTGCCTTGGGAATGCGCACGTTCCTTAAGAGGATTTCCACGGTATTGGAAGCGCGAATCCCCATTTTATGCTCTTCTTTGCCTACGGAAACCCCGGGCCGGTCCATCTCCACAATGAAGGCGCTAAGGCCCCGGTGCCCCTTAGAACGGTCCGTGGAAGCAAACACAGTCATAGCACTGGCATAACCGCCGGTGGTGCAAAAACATTTGGAACCATTAAGGACATACTCGTCGCCGTCCGGCACCGCCGTGGTTTCAATGGCCGCCGCATCGGAACCTGCACCCGGTTCCGTCAGGGCGAATGCCACCAGTTTCCCCTCATGCAGGTACTGGTACCAGCGCCTTTTTTGCTCATCATTGCCGGCGATCAACACCGGGTAAGAAGATAGGGTATTGCCGTTCATGGCCATGCCGATGCCCACACAGCCGTAGCCCAGTTCTTCCGAAATAACGGCGACGGACAGAGCATCCAAGCCCGGTCCCCCGTATTCCTTGGGCACCGCGTAATTCAATAACCCCGCCTTGGCCGCCTCCCGCAGGATCGGCAGCGGGAATTCTCCGGTGCGGTCGTACTCCTTAGCCACCGGGATCACATGCTCGGCGATAAAGGCCCGCACCTTTTCCTGCAGGGCCAGGTGCTCCGGTGTCAGCTCTACGTAAAACATCGAACCATGCCTCCATTCTTGAAGTTATCTTAAAAGCTTTTTCAACACTTTCCCCGAGCCGCTTTTAGGCAGGTTGTCCACGAAGACCACCGCCCGGGGGCATTTATACTTCGCCAGGTGCCGGTGACAAAAATCAATCAGCTCCCGGGTGCAGGGACGGCCGCCGGGTTTTAACACCACGTACCCGACGGGTATTTCCCCTAAGTCCGGGTCGGGCCGGCCGACCACCACCGCTTCCGCCACTTCCGGGTGGGAGAGCAGTAAGTGCTCCACTTCCCAGGGATAGATGTTATAGCCGCCTGAGACAATCACATCCTTCTTCCGGCCGGCAATGTAAATATTGCCCTGGGCATCCCGGTAACCTAAATCCCCGGTCTTGAACCAGCCATCCCCGGTGAAACTCTCCCTGGTCTTCTCCGGGTCCTGCCAGTAACCGGCAAAGACGCCAGGACTCTGGACCACGATCTCCCCGATTTCCCCTACTCCTACTTCCCGTTCCGCCTCATCGATGAACTTCACCCGGACCCCGTGGGCCGGTGCCCCCACGGAACCCGGTTGATAATGGCGCAGCCGGGTATAGGTAATGGTAGAACTGGTTTCCGTACAGCCATAAGTATCGAAGAAATCCACCCGGAAAGTCTCCGTAATCTCCCGCACCAAGCCCAGCGGGATGTTGGTGGCGGCGGACCCGGCCACCCGCCAGGAGGACAGGTCATAACCTTTTTCCCGGTAATGGCGCAGCAAGTACTTAAACATGGTAGGTACGGTGGATACATGGGTGACCCGGTATTTTTCAATGGTTTCCAGCGCCAGCCTGGGCGAAGGCCGCGCCAGAGTAACCACCGCCGCCCCCACCACCAGGGGCCCCAACACTACCTGGAAGAAATACACATGGCTGTAGGGGGCAATACCCATCACCCGGTCCCGGTCATTTAACCCGAGCAGGTAATGGCCGTTGATTCTAGCGATGGACGCCAGGTTCCGGTGGGTCAGGAGGGCGCCTTTCATCACGCCGGTGGTTCCCGAAGTATAGTAAATGGCGGCGGGGTCCTCCTCCGCCGGCCCGGGCATACCGGTGAGGGATGCCTGGGCCCGTAAAGAAGGGAAATCAATCTCGCCGGGGCTTAAAGGTGAGCCCGCGCCCACTTTCACCATCCTGGGCTCACCCGGCGCTTGCGCCAAAACCGGCATTACCTCCGCCTCCAGCGCCCCGGCCTGCCCGATGATCACCTTCGGCTGGGCGTGGGACAGGATTTGCCCGATTTCATACTGTTTCAACTGGATATTGAAAGGAACCACCAGGGCGCCCAATTTAAGCACGGCAAAAAAGGAAATGACAAACTCACTGCCGTTGGGTAAATACAGGGCTACCCGGTCACCTTTTTGCACTCCTAGAGCTGCCAGCCCGGCAGCCGCGGCGTTCACGCGC
It encodes:
- a CDS encoding acyl-CoA dehydrogenase, whose translation is MFYVELTPEHLALQEKVRAFIAEHVIPVAKEYDRTGEFPLPILREAAKAGLLNYAVPKEYGGPGLDALSVAVISEELGYGCVGIGMAMNGNTLSSYPVLIAGNDEQKRRWYQYLHEGKLVAFALTEPGAGSDAAAIETTAVPDGDEYVLNGSKCFCTTGGYASAMTVFASTDRSKGHRGLSAFIVEMDRPGVSVGKEEHKMGIRASNTVEILLRNVRIPKANLLGREGEGFKIAMQTLDSGRISVGAMAVGLARRALEATIDFVNKYQRGGKPLAKSQYYQFKIADLGTAVENARNLVYKACYLKEAGRPFTKEAAMAKTYATDMAMQVAAAAVEIMGPYGYMKDSPVEKLMRDVKVMQIYEGTNQIQRIVISRQLMG
- a CDS encoding acyl--CoA ligase → MWQVSLIAALEENGQLFADAVALIDSGTGQIITYRELLERVNAAAAGLAALGVQKGDRVALYLPNGSEFVISFFAVLKLGALVVPFNIQLKQYEIGQILSHAQPKVIIGQAGALEAEVMPVLAQAPGEPRMVKVGAGSPLSPGEIDFPSLRAQASLTGMPGPAEEDPAAIYYTSGTTGVMKGALLTHRNLASIARINGHYLLGLNDRDRVMGIAPYSHVYFFQVVLGPLVVGAAVVTLARPSPRLALETIEKYRVTHVSTVPTMFKYLLRHYREKGYDLSSWRVAGSAATNIPLGLVREITETFRVDFFDTYGCTETSSTITYTRLRHYQPGSVGAPAHGVRVKFIDEAEREVGVGEIGEIVVQSPGVFAGYWQDPEKTRESFTGDGWFKTGDLGYRDAQGNIYIAGRKKDVIVSGGYNIYPWEVEHLLLSHPEVAEAVVVGRPDPDLGEIPVGYVVLKPGGRPCTRELIDFCHRHLAKYKCPRAVVFVDNLPKSGSGKVLKKLLR
- a CDS encoding acyl-CoA dehydrogenase — protein: MVLQLTQEQELILQSVREFAQETEKETDSYQVVKGLADMDFLGIFYPEAYAGAGTDFTSFILAIEELAKTNASAALLYANQCSLVAYAIYRWGTEEQKSNYLPQLFSAETFGALAYIDKDPSEEFQPCTARREGDYFIINGEKSYVINGGKAGIYVVTALVDEAPSAFIVEKDAAGFACGPAWEKMGLDGVAVTNVRFDQVKVPAGNLLGQVGQGAEILNGILALNNIAMAAITVGICQQALEASVAYSKERIQFGRPIAKLQAIQTMIGDMATRIQAARLLAYQAAALKDQDKDYSHQADMARYFADTIGELVCQDAVQIHGGYGYSEDLGIERLFRDVKGISLFAGAAVPLCLKIARQELE